One window from the genome of Paraclostridium sordellii encodes:
- the cbiD gene encoding cobalt-precorrin-5B (C(1))-methyltransferase CbiD, with protein MEEYVYIDGKKYRRGYTTGSCATGAAKAASYMLLTKKVIKTINIDTPKGIPLTLKLENIEIKENYAQCSVKKDGGDDIDATHNLDIYARVEFIDSNEILITGGTGVGVITKKGLGVGVGEAAINKTPRIMINNEVRKVIGEDKGVKVTIFVPDGDAIAQKTFNPRLGIIGGISIIGTTGIVEPMSDEGWKKSLSIELEMKKVQGLDKIILVPGNHGEMFIKEKLGIDMKYVVRTSNFIGYMLKEAQRIGFKQILMAGHLGKYVKIAGGIFNTHSKVADARNEILIANLALMNAPFELIKSTNECLTTEEFIDVLEKDEYREYKEIYNILSQKCKERIDTHINDEEINVEVMIFSMNKELLGQSKKAGDLKEVFYD; from the coding sequence ATGGAAGAATATGTTTATATAGATGGTAAGAAGTATAGAAGAGGATATACAACTGGGTCTTGTGCAACAGGAGCAGCTAAAGCTGCATCATATATGTTACTTACAAAAAAAGTTATAAAAACCATAAATATAGATACGCCTAAGGGAATTCCTTTAACTTTAAAATTAGAAAACATAGAGATAAAAGAAAATTATGCTCAATGTTCAGTTAAAAAAGATGGAGGAGATGATATAGATGCAACTCACAACTTAGATATATATGCTAGAGTTGAATTTATAGATTCAAATGAAATTTTAATAACTGGAGGAACTGGAGTAGGGGTTATAACTAAAAAAGGATTAGGTGTAGGTGTAGGAGAAGCTGCAATAAATAAAACTCCAAGGATTATGATAAATAATGAAGTTAGAAAAGTAATAGGAGAGGATAAAGGTGTTAAAGTAACAATATTTGTTCCAGACGGGGATGCTATAGCACAAAAGACATTTAATCCTAGACTTGGAATCATTGGAGGAATATCAATAATTGGAACAACTGGAATAGTAGAACCTATGAGTGATGAAGGATGGAAAAAATCACTATCCATAGAATTGGAAATGAAAAAAGTTCAAGGTCTGGATAAAATTATTTTAGTTCCTGGAAATCATGGTGAAATGTTCATAAAAGAAAAATTAGGAATAGACATGAAGTATGTTGTTAGAACTAGCAATTTTATAGGCTATATGTTGAAAGAAGCACAAAGAATCGGATTTAAACAAATACTTATGGCTGGTCATTTAGGAAAGTATGTGAAAATAGCTGGTGGAATATTTAATACTCATAGTAAAGTTGCAGATGCTAGAAATGAGATATTGATAGCAAACTTGGCACTAATGAATGCTCCATTTGAACTTATAAAAAGTACAAATGAATGTTTAACAACTGAAGAATTTATAGATGTATTAGAAAAAGATGAATATAGAGAGTATAAAGAAATTTATAATATACTTTCACAAAAATGCAAAGAAAGAATCGATACACATATAAATGATGAAGAAATTAATGTAGAGGTAATGATATTTTCTATGAATAAAGAACTACTTGGACAGTCGAAAAAAGCTGGCGATTTAAAGGAGGTATTTTATGATTAA
- a CDS encoding cobyric acid synthase, giving the protein MSKSLMFLGTASNVGKSTISAGICRILKQDGYKVAPFKSQNMALNSYITKDGLEMGRAQVTQAEACGIEPDVRMNPILLKPAGKNRCQVIVKGKVLNTISSSVYHEYKNELAKMLRDIYADLSNEYEIIVLEGAGSCAEINLKDRDIANMGMAEIADAPVVLVADIDRGGVFASIAGTILLLEENERARVKGVIINKFRGSVDLLKSGIDMIEDIIKVPILGVVPYSDLNIEDEDSVTDRFKKQFKESDINIEVLRTPYMSNFTDIHMLEIQDDVSVKYVEKGQKLSNPDMVIIPGSKNTIEDLIYLRENGYEKQLKELEAKGTLIFGICGGYQILGKKLYDPEEIEGSIKEINGIGLLDIETTFNKEKVTTQVEARINENLGGYLKNLANMNIKGYEIHMGTTKGITKGLNTIVRKLDDEVNYLEGCVNDHGNIIGTYIHGIFDDADFTRALINSLRENKGLGKVENTISSFDDFKNNEYDKLANILRESLDIEKIYEIING; this is encoded by the coding sequence TTGAGTAAATCATTAATGTTTCTAGGTACAGCCTCAAATGTGGGGAAAAGTACAATATCAGCTGGGATATGCAGAATTTTAAAGCAAGATGGATATAAAGTGGCACCGTTTAAATCACAAAATATGGCCCTTAATTCCTATATAACTAAAGATGGATTAGAAATGGGTAGAGCCCAAGTAACTCAAGCAGAAGCTTGTGGAATTGAACCCGATGTTAGGATGAACCCTATTTTATTAAAGCCTGCTGGCAAAAATAGATGCCAAGTTATAGTTAAAGGAAAAGTATTAAATACAATAAGTTCTAGTGTTTATCATGAATATAAAAATGAACTAGCTAAAATGCTTAGAGATATTTATGCTGATTTAAGTAATGAATATGAAATTATAGTTTTAGAAGGTGCAGGTAGTTGTGCTGAAATAAATTTAAAAGATAGAGATATAGCAAACATGGGAATGGCAGAAATTGCAGATGCTCCGGTGGTTTTAGTAGCAGATATAGATAGAGGTGGAGTATTTGCATCAATAGCTGGAACTATATTACTACTAGAAGAAAATGAAAGAGCTAGAGTAAAAGGAGTAATAATAAATAAATTTAGAGGTAGTGTAGATCTTTTAAAATCAGGGATTGATATGATTGAAGATATTATAAAAGTACCTATTTTAGGAGTGGTTCCATATAGCGATCTAAATATAGAAGATGAAGATAGTGTAACTGACAGATTTAAAAAACAATTTAAAGAAAGTGATATAAATATAGAGGTTCTAAGAACTCCATATATGTCTAATTTTACAGATATACATATGCTTGAAATACAAGATGATGTAAGTGTTAAATATGTTGAGAAAGGTCAAAAACTATCTAATCCAGATATGGTTATAATACCTGGAAGTAAGAATACAATAGAGGATTTAATTTATTTAAGAGAAAATGGTTATGAAAAACAGCTTAAAGAACTTGAAGCTAAAGGAACATTAATATTTGGGATTTGTGGAGGATACCAAATATTAGGTAAAAAACTTTATGACCCAGAAGAAATAGAAGGAAGTATAAAAGAAATAAATGGTATAGGGCTTTTAGATATAGAGACAACTTTCAATAAAGAAAAAGTTACTACTCAAGTTGAAGCTAGAATAAATGAAAACTTAGGTGGATACTTAAAAAATCTGGCTAATATGAATATAAAGGGATATGAAATTCATATGGGAACAACGAAAGGAATAACAAAAGGATTAAATACAATAGTAAGAAAATTAGACGATGAAGTTAACTATTTAGAAGGATGCGTTAATGATCACGGAAATATTATAGGAACTTATATTCATGGAATTTTTGATGATGCAGATTTTACTAGAGCTTTAATAAACTCATTGAGAGAAAATAAAGGACTAGGTAAAGTTGAAAATACAATAAGTTCTTTTGATGATTTTAAGAATAATGAGTATGATAAGTTAGCTAATATACTTAGAGAATCTTTAGACATTGAAAAAATTTATGAAATTATAAACGGATAG
- the cobS gene encoding adenosylcobinamide-GDP ribazoletransferase, with product MKRFIGILQFLTRIPIHIDIGFDEEFHKTMYYFPLVGFVLGILYCLVGFISSIFFDSYITSVNVLISTVILTGGLHLDGVGDTFDGIYSYRDKEKILEIMKDSRLGTNAMLSILFLMLLKLGFIYSIIESGQLYNLIFMPVFARMAIVIASYKSVTPREKGMGNVFIGKPSLNMILVNILYTIILIFIIGGSLFNLNIMSLTKEVFFIPVMILLTRLFVRYIYTKIDGITGDILGCTSELTEVIYLVYIYLVFALK from the coding sequence ATGAAAAGATTTATAGGAATATTACAGTTCTTAACAAGAATACCAATACATATTGATATTGGATTTGATGAAGAATTTCATAAAACAATGTATTATTTTCCACTAGTTGGATTTGTATTAGGAATATTATATTGTTTAGTTGGATTTATTTCGAGTATTTTTTTTGACAGTTACATAACTTCTGTAAATGTATTGATTTCAACTGTTATTTTAACAGGAGGACTTCACTTAGATGGGGTAGGAGATACATTTGATGGGATTTATAGCTACAGAGATAAAGAAAAGATTTTAGAGATAATGAAGGATTCAAGACTGGGAACAAATGCAATGCTTTCTATATTATTTTTAATGCTTTTAAAGCTTGGATTTATTTACTCTATTATTGAATCAGGACAACTATATAATTTAATCTTTATGCCAGTATTTGCAAGAATGGCAATAGTCATAGCTTCTTATAAAAGTGTTACTCCAAGAGAAAAAGGTATGGGCAATGTATTTATAGGAAAGCCAAGTTTAAATATGATATTAGTAAATATTTTATACACTATAATACTTATATTTATCATTGGAGGTAGTTTATTCAATTTAAATATAATGAGCTTAACTAAGGAAGTATTTTTTATACCAGTAATGATTTTATTAACTAGATTATTCGTAAGATACATATATACAAAAATAGATGGTATAACCGGAGACATATTAGGTTGTACTTCTGAACTTACAGAAGTTATATATTTAGTTTATATATACTTAGTATTTGCTTTGAAATAA
- a CDS encoding histidine phosphatase family protein, producing the protein MSRLILIRHAISEDNIKGNLSGHIDSKLSDIGKSQVDKLNKFLEKEKIDYIYTTTSIRTKETIGYIANTRGIDIVEKEGFKEINFGDFEGMNFNYIQKNYPNEFEKMIKEGSGYKYPNGESLIDSYERVVFELSDIIKKHKDDTILICSHAGTIRNIISYLIGKTYEYHWNFRIDNASVSIIDIIDGFPVIQTLNNTSYL; encoded by the coding sequence ATGTCAAGGCTTATATTAATAAGGCATGCAATTAGTGAAGATAATATAAAAGGAAATTTATCAGGTCATATAGATAGCAAATTAAGTGATATTGGTAAATCTCAAGTAGATAAGCTAAATAAATTTCTTGAAAAAGAAAAAATAGATTATATATATACTACAACATCTATAAGAACTAAGGAAACTATAGGGTATATAGCTAATACAAGAGGTATAGATATAGTAGAAAAAGAAGGGTTTAAGGAAATTAATTTTGGGGATTTTGAAGGAATGAATTTTAATTATATTCAAAAAAATTATCCTAATGAGTTTGAGAAAATGATTAAAGAAGGTAGTGGATATAAATATCCAAATGGAGAAAGTTTAATTGACTCTTATGAAAGAGTGGTATTTGAGTTAAGTGATATAATTAAGAAACATAAAGATGATACTATTTTGATATGTTCTCATGCAGGAACTATAAGAAATATAATTTCTTATTTAATTGGAAAAACATATGAGTATCACTGGAACTTTAGAATAGATAATGCATCTGTTAGCATTATTGATATTATAGATGGATTTCCAGTTATTCAAACTTTAAATAATACATCATACTTATAA
- a CDS encoding cobyrinate a,c-diamide synthase yields MKKILIAGTNSGVGKTTISLGIMQALTKRNLKVQPYKVGPDYIDPSYHTFITGRDSRNLDSYMLDDEKIKYIFKNASKDADISVIEGVMGLYDGFGIDLNSCTSSYTSKILKSPVILVINGKAMSSSAAAMVLGYKELDKEVNIKGVIVNNVKTKNHYELIKEAVEKYCNVEVLGYFPPNEKFKLDSRHLGLVPSVEIEALTEKFYDLGSEIEKYINIDRLIEISESEEIETSFELNELPKFKSKSIAVAYDKAFNFYYKENLELLNQMNIEIKTFSPLYDEIVPKADCIYIGGGFPEVFAKELGINKKMRESIKKAHENNVPIYAECGGLMYLGEKLLDLDGNEYEMVGIFEGISKMTKSLKRFGYCDGIAKVDTVFSNKGDIIKGHEFHHSEFNSNEECSYKMVKKRGNKIVDEWYGGYSKGNTLATYLHTHFYNNLYSIIKFVGGKDE; encoded by the coding sequence ATGAAAAAGATATTAATAGCAGGAACGAATAGTGGAGTTGGAAAAACTACTATATCTTTAGGTATTATGCAGGCACTTACTAAAAGAAATTTAAAAGTTCAACCATATAAAGTTGGACCTGATTACATAGATCCTTCTTATCATACATTTATAACAGGAAGAGATTCTAGAAATTTAGATTCATATATGTTAGATGATGAAAAAATAAAGTATATATTTAAAAATGCATCTAAAGATGCTGATATATCGGTTATAGAAGGAGTTATGGGACTTTACGATGGATTTGGAATAGATTTAAATTCATGTACAAGTTCATATACATCTAAAATTCTTAAATCTCCAGTAATATTAGTTATAAACGGAAAGGCTATGTCATCATCTGCAGCAGCCATGGTATTAGGTTATAAAGAGTTAGATAAAGAAGTAAATATAAAGGGTGTAATAGTGAATAATGTAAAAACTAAAAATCATTATGAACTGATAAAAGAAGCTGTTGAAAAATACTGTAATGTTGAGGTATTAGGATATTTCCCTCCAAATGAGAAATTTAAATTAGATTCAAGACATTTAGGGCTAGTACCTAGTGTAGAGATAGAAGCATTAACAGAAAAATTTTATGATTTAGGGTCAGAAATTGAAAAATATATAAATATAGATAGATTGATTGAAATATCAGAAAGTGAAGAAATAGAAACTTCATTTGAGTTAAATGAATTACCTAAATTTAAAAGTAAAAGTATAGCAGTAGCATATGATAAAGCTTTTAATTTTTATTATAAAGAAAACTTAGAACTATTAAATCAAATGAATATAGAAATAAAAACATTTAGTCCTTTATATGACGAAATTGTACCAAAGGCAGACTGTATATATATAGGTGGTGGTTTTCCTGAAGTATTTGCAAAAGAATTAGGCATAAATAAAAAAATGCGTGAATCTATAAAAAAAGCTCATGAAAATAACGTACCTATATATGCTGAATGTGGGGGATTAATGTATCTGGGAGAAAAACTTTTGGATTTAGATGGCAATGAATATGAAATGGTTGGAATTTTTGAAGGTATAAGTAAAATGACCAAATCATTAAAAAGGTTTGGATATTGTGATGGTATTGCAAAAGTAGATACTGTGTTTTCAAATAAAGGAGATATAATAAAAGGGCATGAATTTCATCACTCTGAATTTAATAGTAATGAAGAATGTTCCTATAAAATGGTAAAAAAGAGGGGTAATAAAATAGTAGATGAATGGTATGGAGGTTATTCGAAAGGAAATACATTGGCTACATATCTACATACTCATTTTTATAATAATTTATATTCAATAATAAAGTTCGTAGGAGGAAAAGATGAGTAG
- a CDS encoding cobalt-precorrin-8 methylmutase, giving the protein MEYIKNPMMIESKSFEIIQGIIDEIRPDYKFKNEIEEKIIKRAIHTTADFEYLDILKISEEAVEKLVNGLKNKATIYTDTNMALSGINKRKLEALGCKYKCFVSDEEVAKLAKEKGITRSMAAVEVASREEGKKIFVLGNAPTALYKVIEMSNNGQLDVEAVVGVPVGFVGAEESKDELAKTDIPYIISKGRKGGSNLAAAIINAILYSL; this is encoded by the coding sequence ATGGAATACATTAAGAACCCCATGATGATAGAGAGTAAAAGTTTTGAAATAATACAAGGAATAATTGATGAAATAAGACCTGATTATAAATTTAAAAATGAAATAGAAGAAAAAATTATAAAAAGGGCTATACATACTACTGCTGATTTTGAATACTTAGATATATTAAAGATATCTGAGGAAGCTGTAGAAAAGCTTGTTAATGGATTAAAAAATAAAGCAACTATTTATACAGACACTAATATGGCTTTAAGTGGAATAAATAAGAGGAAGCTAGAAGCTTTAGGTTGTAAGTATAAATGTTTTGTAAGTGATGAAGAAGTTGCAAAGTTAGCTAAAGAAAAAGGTATAACAAGGTCTATGGCTGCAGTAGAGGTAGCTTCAAGAGAAGAAGGTAAGAAGATTTTTGTTCTAGGAAATGCACCTACAGCTCTTTATAAAGTAATTGAAATGAGCAATAATGGACAATTAGATGTTGAAGCTGTTGTAGGAGTACCGGTTGGCTTTGTAGGAGCAGAAGAGTCAAAGGACGAATTAGCAAAAACAGATATACCATATATAATATCAAAAGGAAGAAAAGGTGGAAGTAATTTAGCAGCTGCTATAATAAATGCAATACTTTATTCATTATAG
- the cobU gene encoding bifunctional adenosylcobinamide kinase/adenosylcobinamide-phosphate guanylyltransferase, with amino-acid sequence MKKLILVTGGSRSGKSNFAESLCMDRSNSTAYIATSIPFDDEMKDRVRKHKESRPNNWKTYEVYKDIYKNIDDISKRHQTVILDCVTLLINNLMFEYGIDFDKCTPQEANKMEDYIKDQIEKLVIEINKTDLYFVVVTNELGMSLVPDNKLCRIYSDIVGRINQYIAKCSDEVYFVVSGIPMKIKE; translated from the coding sequence ACTTCGCAGAAAGTTTATGTATGGATAGATCAAACTCAACTGCATATATAGCAACATCTATACCTTTTGATGATGAAATGAAGGATAGAGTTAGAAAGCATAAGGAAAGTAGGCCGAACAACTGGAAGACATATGAAGTTTACAAAGATATATACAAAAATATAGATGATATATCTAAAAGGCATCAGACTGTAATACTAGATTGTGTAACATTATTGATAAATAATTTAATGTTTGAATATGGAATAGATTTTGATAAATGCACTCCTCAAGAAGCTAATAAAATGGAAGATTATATAAAAGATCAAATTGAGAAACTTGTAATTGAAATAAATAAAACAGATTTATATTTTGTAGTAGTTACTAATGAATTAGGAATGAGTCTAGTTCCAGATAATAAACTTTGTAGAATTTATTCAGATATAGTAGGAAGGATAAATCAATATATAGCTAAATGCTCAGATGAAGTATATTTTGTGGTTAGCGGAATACCTATGAAGATTAAGGAGTAG
- a CDS encoding cobalt-precorrin-7 (C(5))-methyltransferase translates to MINIIGLGPGNIGYCTNIGKELICKSDVIIGGKRNLESIKEFRGEKIELNTNLKYIVEYLKNNKHKNISIIASGDPLIYGIGKFISNNIEKENLNIVSGISSMQYIFSKIGVDMNDLYITSSHGKVPDFDYILNHSKVCMVTDNKIGPVEIAKEILSRDLNKIMVVGENLSYEDEKITILSPEKILEVKNFDMNVVVILDEE, encoded by the coding sequence ATGATTAATATTATAGGCCTAGGGCCAGGTAACATAGGATACTGCACCAATATAGGAAAAGAACTAATATGTAAATCGGATGTAATAATAGGCGGAAAAAGAAATCTAGAAAGTATAAAAGAGTTTAGAGGAGAAAAAATCGAATTAAATACTAACTTGAAATATATTGTTGAATATCTTAAAAATAATAAGCATAAAAATATTTCCATAATAGCTTCTGGAGATCCACTAATATATGGAATAGGGAAATTTATATCTAATAATATTGAAAAAGAAAATTTAAATATAGTTTCAGGTATAAGTTCAATGCAATATATATTTTCAAAAATAGGTGTGGATATGAATGATTTATATATAACTAGTAGTCATGGAAAAGTTCCTGATTTTGATTACATATTAAATCATAGTAAAGTATGTATGGTGACTGATAATAAAATTGGTCCAGTAGAAATTGCTAAAGAAATTTTAAGTAGAGACTTAAACAAAATTATGGTTGTAGGAGAGAACTTATCCTATGAAGACGAGAAAATAACAATTTTAAGTCCTGAAAAGATATTAGAAGTAAAAAATTTTGATATGAATGTAGTGGTGATATTAGATGAAGAATAG
- a CDS encoding GHMP family kinase ATP-binding protein, which yields MKSKGICPASCGEFVQGMIRDKEYLSSYAIDKFSKVTLEEKLEYINRGPLKTRKAVEEVFKHFGLPRKEMKNISIHIESDIPISKGMASSTSDIGATIKATLNLIGKDLNEYDISKLATKIEPTDSIFIRENTIFNPLDASIKKKLGVIDTGKVLILEPNEKLSTRYIRRKDNYQKLKKQNKYIIEYAFKLLEQGIQNKDLNLIGQACNISSVANENIHKKKYLSEIMDISKEYGACGVNIAHSGTVIGILLENDMDENKLKEKLIDLNIDKKYKKIYTANIIAGGLRSE from the coding sequence ATGAAATCAAAAGGAATATGTCCAGCTTCCTGTGGGGAATTTGTTCAGGGGATGATAAGAGATAAAGAATATTTATCTTCATATGCAATAGATAAATTTTCAAAAGTTACTTTAGAGGAAAAATTAGAATATATAAATAGAGGACCATTAAAAACCAGAAAGGCTGTAGAAGAAGTATTTAAGCACTTTGGATTACCTAGGAAAGAAATGAAAAATATATCTATTCATATAGAAAGTGATATACCTATAAGTAAAGGAATGGCAAGTTCAACGTCGGATATAGGAGCTACTATAAAAGCTACATTAAATCTAATAGGTAAGGATTTAAACGAATATGATATATCTAAACTTGCAACAAAAATAGAACCAACAGACTCTATATTTATAAGGGAAAATACAATTTTTAACCCTCTAGATGCAAGCATAAAAAAGAAACTTGGAGTTATAGATACTGGAAAAGTTTTAATTTTAGAACCAAATGAAAAATTAAGTACTCGATATATAAGAAGAAAAGATAATTATCAAAAACTAAAAAAACAAAATAAATACATAATTGAATATGCATTTAAATTATTAGAGCAAGGAATTCAAAATAAAGATTTAAATTTGATAGGACAAGCTTGTAATATCAGCAGTGTAGCCAATGAAAATATACATAAGAAAAAATATTTAAGTGAAATTATGGATATTTCAAAAGAATATGGAGCATGTGGAGTTAATATAGCACATAGCGGAACAGTTATAGGTATACTACTAGAAAATGATATGGATGAAAATAAGTTAAAAGAAAAACTTATAGATTTAAATATTGATAAAAAATATAAAAAAATATACACGGCTAATATAATTGCTGGTGGGCTTAGGAGTGAGTAA
- a CDS encoding cobalamin biosynthesis protein, whose product MSSFIISTMFTSYILDLIIGDPYSFPHPVRFIGNLIRFIENKIRKISKSNNQLKIGGFILWILTVGITFLVTYLILRVFSINKILFFIISSLILYTTLSTKCLADEAKKIYNVLKTGDIEKSRKQLSYIVGRDTTQLNEQEIIRATVETVAENTVDGIISPMLYGFIGGPVLAMSYKAINTLDSMVGYKNEKYVDIGFASAKIDDIANYIPARITPIFIMVASFILGFNAKESLKIAIRDRKNHKSPNCAYSEGSVAGALGIQLGGTNIYFGKEVYKPTIGDKKRELEIEDIIRTNKIMYLTSFVALIIFSSITYLITLF is encoded by the coding sequence ATGAGTAGTTTCATTATAAGCACAATGTTTACTTCATATATATTAGATTTAATAATAGGCGATCCATACTCTTTTCCGCATCCAGTAAGATTTATAGGGAACTTAATAAGATTTATAGAAAATAAAATAAGAAAAATATCTAAAAGTAATAACCAGTTAAAAATAGGTGGATTTATATTATGGATTTTAACCGTAGGAATAACATTTTTAGTTACGTATTTAATATTAAGAGTTTTCTCTATAAACAAAATTTTATTCTTTATTATTTCATCTTTAATACTATACACAACTTTATCTACAAAGTGTTTAGCAGATGAGGCAAAGAAAATATATAATGTTTTAAAAACAGGTGATATCGAAAAATCTAGAAAGCAACTATCCTATATAGTTGGAAGAGATACAACTCAGTTAAATGAACAAGAGATAATAAGAGCTACAGTAGAAACAGTAGCAGAAAATACTGTTGATGGAATAATATCCCCTATGTTATATGGGTTCATAGGTGGACCAGTTTTAGCTATGTCATACAAAGCTATAAATACTTTAGATTCTATGGTAGGATATAAAAATGAAAAGTATGTAGATATAGGTTTTGCATCAGCTAAAATAGATGATATAGCAAACTATATACCGGCTAGAATTACTCCCATTTTTATTATGGTGGCAAGCTTTATTCTTGGATTTAATGCAAAAGAAAGTTTAAAGATAGCGATAAGAGATAGAAAAAACCATAAAAGCCCAAATTGTGCATATTCAGAAGGATCAGTTGCAGGAGCTTTAGGAATTCAATTAGGGGGAACTAATATATATTTCGGGAAAGAAGTATATAAGCCTACTATAGGAGATAAAAAAAGAGAATTAGAAATAGAAGATATTATAAGAACTAATAAAATTATGTACTTAACATCATTTGTAGCTTTAATAATATTTTCTTCTATAACATATTTAATAACACTTTTTTAG
- a CDS encoding pyridoxal phosphate-dependent aminotransferase, whose amino-acid sequence MINLGHGANVEDMCKYYKKDSKDIIDFSSNINPYIIDDLEKYLIDGFRECIKYPDINYTRLKRNIASYLDIESSYIIPGNGATEIIYLLMKSIKKRLALLNPTFSEYERSAKIAGLDTINLYLDKDNDFKIDIENIKENIDKFDSLFICNPSNPIGKVYELNNLIKLLNEHKKLLIVDETFMEFVEREEEYSLVNLVERNKNIFIIKAATKFFGMPGLRLGYGVCSDKELLENMYNLKEPWSINSFADNLSNYIFKNKDYIKSSKDFYIKERKFMVESLKKISSIKVFETDTNFILIKLKNKSSYELKEEIFIKGNILIRDASNFRNLDDSYIRIAIKSHDENIKILKILNKILGE is encoded by the coding sequence ATGATAAACCTTGGACATGGCGCAAATGTAGAAGATATGTGCAAGTATTACAAAAAAGATTCGAAAGACATAATTGATTTTAGTTCTAATATAAATCCATATATTATAGATGATTTAGAAAAATATCTAATAGATGGGTTTAGAGAATGTATCAAATATCCAGATATAAATTATACGAGATTAAAAAGAAATATAGCTAGTTATTTAGATATAGAAAGTTCATATATAATACCGGGCAATGGAGCAACTGAAATAATATATCTTTTGATGAAGAGTATAAAAAAAAGATTAGCATTACTTAATCCAACATTTTCAGAATATGAAAGAAGTGCAAAGATAGCTGGACTAGATACAATAAATCTTTATTTAGACAAAGATAACGACTTCAAAATAGATATAGAAAATATAAAAGAAAACATAGATAAATTTGACAGTCTATTTATATGTAATCCGTCTAATCCAATAGGGAAGGTTTATGAATTAAATAATTTAATAAAACTTTTAAATGAGCATAAAAAGCTGTTAATAGTTGATGAAACCTTCATGGAGTTTGTTGAAAGAGAAGAAGAATATAGTTTAGTCAATTTAGTTGAAAGAAATAAAAATATATTTATTATAAAGGCTGCAACTAAATTCTTTGGAATGCCAGGATTAAGATTAGGATATGGAGTTTGCAGCGATAAAGAATTATTAGAAAATATGTATAATCTTAAAGAACCATGGAGTATAAATTCATTTGCAGATAATCTTTCAAATTACATATTTAAAAATAAGGATTATATAAAAAGTAGTAAAGACTTTTATATAAAAGAAAGAAAATTTATGGTTGAAAGCTTAAAAAAAATAAGTAGTATAAAAGTTTTTGAAACGGATACAAATTTTATTTTAATTAAATTAAAAAATAAAAGCTCATATGAATTGAAAGAAGAAATATTCATAAAAGGAAATATTCTTATAAGGGATGCATCTAACTTTAGAAACTTAGATGATTCATACATAAGAATTGCAATAAAAAGCCATGATGAAAATATAAAAATATTAAAAATACTAAATAAGATTCTAGGAGAATAG